Proteins encoded within one genomic window of Helicobacter sp. 'house sparrow 1':
- the trmB gene encoding tRNA (guanosine(46)-N7)-methyltransferase TrmB, with protein MPHFIAKNENIKLPLQEDGFSFVEMFVDEKYPSQILILTTYQNQTFFIKRSKHSLGFLFKGEKNTKPSLVGHLKNALLTLSKYCEVISHNLSNNTPRQISKNSFLLGANEVLDHFHKNFALEIGFGSGRHLLNLAKQNPQTKFLGVEIHTPSIQQVLRQIELLEIKNLFITNTDARILTSILPSNSCEKIYLHFPVPWNKKPHRRVLTKNFLIQALRVLAPKHTLHLRTDDEIYFQDALSLGLESPQAHLTINKNLGQEIVSKYEARWLKKEKNIYDVEFQSLINDDPLCLSYDFSFPASQTFDLPTKTLEKDFFIHLNARLFSKNSILLNISFGDFNWPNTKFIIIDKTTKHTSFLGEKPLAIPANIKAHKKLVAYLENR; from the coding sequence ATGCCCCATTTTATAGCAAAAAATGAAAACATTAAGCTTCCCTTGCAAGAGGATGGGTTTAGCTTTGTTGAAATGTTTGTTGATGAGAAATACCCTTCCCAAATTCTTATTTTAACAACATATCAAAACCAAACTTTTTTTATTAAAAGAAGTAAGCATTCTTTGGGCTTTTTATTTAAAGGAGAGAAAAATACAAAACCAAGTTTAGTGGGTCATCTAAAAAATGCTCTACTTACTCTTAGTAAATATTGTGAAGTTATATCCCACAACCTCTCAAATAATACACCCAGACAGATTTCAAAAAATTCCTTCTTATTGGGTGCAAATGAGGTTTTGGATCATTTTCATAAAAATTTTGCTCTAGAAATTGGTTTTGGATCAGGAAGACATCTTTTAAATCTAGCAAAGCAAAATCCCCAAACTAAGTTTTTAGGGGTTGAAATTCACACTCCATCAATCCAACAAGTATTAAGACAAATTGAACTCTTAGAAATAAAAAATCTTTTTATTACTAACACAGATGCAAGGATTCTTACAAGCATTTTGCCCTCAAACTCTTGCGAAAAAATTTACTTACATTTCCCTGTCCCTTGGAATAAAAAACCTCATCGTAGAGTTTTAACAAAAAATTTTTTAATTCAAGCTTTAAGAGTCTTGGCACCAAAACACACTCTACATCTCAGAACAGATGATGAGATTTATTTTCAAGATGCCCTCTCTTTGGGATTAGAATCTCCACAAGCTCATTTAACAATAAACAAAAACCTTGGTCAAGAAATTGTTAGTAAATATGAAGCCAGATGGCTAAAGAAAGAAAAAAATATTTATGATGTTGAATTTCAATCTCTTATAAATGATGATCCACTTTGTCTGTCTTATGATTTTTCTTTTCCTGCTTCTCAAACCTTTGATCTACCCACTAAGACACTTGAAAAAGACTTTTTTATACACCTTAATGCAAGGTTATTTAGTAAAAATAGTATACTTTTAAACATAAGTTTTGGTGATTTTAACTGGCCAAATACAAAATTTATCATTATTGACAAAACAACAAAGCATACTAGCTTTTTAGGAGAAAAACCCCTTGCAATCCCTGCAAATATCAAAGCTCATAAGAAACTAGTTGCTTATTTGGAGAATAGATGA
- a CDS encoding fibronectin type III domain-containing protein, whose amino-acid sequence MDNSLPTISYARTITDVTSVGFEWKSPSGLENVEGYAITYKDDKQQNIPLAIVKNPYATHHFVAGLKPQTNYTFYIVVLGKENNISPQSKAIEIKTSFINPIENVFASKDLPQQVKVFWSPHPNPSIKKYIIQRQNNEGKFLNIGIVPHRLFVEFFDKNLEDGKSYVYRVIAESFEGVKSIASTVAVGFTRKKPNGLNNIQASNNLSKSILITWEIPSDTKYPITSFKIYAANNMDEKFKLVGESTKNFFKEEKLKDNQVRYYKVVPVDRDGIEGDLGVGAVKGITLPPPPTPKITSARVKNQRAIIRWEKIEGDQEISYKVCRTEKGSKKTRICFENIQIGGFIDKEMKAGILYYYEVFSVDSNKTESAPTEVIKLGF is encoded by the coding sequence GTGGATAATTCACTCCCAACTATTTCTTATGCAAGAACAATTACGGATGTAACAAGTGTTGGCTTTGAGTGGAAATCTCCAAGCGGTCTTGAAAATGTGGAGGGATATGCCATTACTTACAAAGATGATAAACAACAAAATATTCCCTTGGCAATCGTTAAAAATCCTTATGCTACTCACCACTTTGTTGCTGGATTAAAACCTCAAACTAACTATACTTTTTACATTGTTGTATTGGGAAAGGAAAACAATATCTCTCCTCAATCCAAAGCAATTGAAATTAAAACCTCTTTCATCAATCCTATCGAGAATGTTTTTGCAAGCAAGGATCTACCACAGCAAGTAAAGGTTTTCTGGAGTCCTCATCCAAATCCAAGTATAAAAAAATATATCATTCAACGGCAAAATAATGAAGGTAAGTTTTTAAATATTGGCATCGTTCCCCATAGACTTTTTGTTGAATTTTTTGACAAGAATTTAGAAGATGGAAAAAGCTATGTTTATAGAGTAATTGCAGAGAGTTTTGAGGGTGTTAAATCCATAGCAAGCACCGTTGCAGTAGGCTTTACTAGGAAAAAACCCAATGGTTTAAACAATATTCAGGCAAGCAATAATCTTAGCAAAAGTATTCTTATTACTTGGGAGATTCCAAGTGATACTAAATACCCCATCACATCTTTTAAAATCTATGCTGCTAATAATATGGATGAAAAATTTAAGCTTGTTGGGGAAAGTACAAAAAACTTTTTCAAAGAAGAAAAACTCAAAGACAATCAAGTAAGATACTATAAGGTAGTCCCTGTAGATAGAGATGGGATTGAAGGGGATTTAGGTGTGGGTGCTGTTAAAGGGATAACTCTTCCTCCTCCGCCTACTCCAAAAATTACTTCTGCAAGAGTAAAAAATCAACGAGCAATTATTCGATGGGAAAAGATTGAAGGAGATCAAGAAATAAGCTATAAGGTTTGCAGAACAGAGAAAGGAAGTAAAAAAACAAGAATTTGTTTTGAAAATATACAAATTGGTGGCTTTATTGACAAAGAAATGAAAGCAGGGATACTCTATTATTATGAAGTCTTTAGTGTGGATTCTAATAAAACAGAATCTGCACCTACTGAAGTCATCAAATTAGGTTTTTAA
- a CDS encoding RluA family pseudouridine synthase, whose product MTNIIIADEDGIRLDTFIAKRLQLPKNQILHLIKNSLVSLNNKTCSKGGIILKKGDQILLSLPQNKKRGPTKNKITDLKIEIIYEDDNILILNKPSNLVIHKAPSVKNPTLVDWLKEKNFSLSTLAGEERYGIVHRLDKNTTGAIIIAKDNHSHTLLSEQLQSKTLGRYYLAVITNPIKEKLTIECNIGRNPKNRLKRTKVDPLSSIPSKYSKSIFIPLLTNEEKKLQVVAIKLFTGRTHQIRVHLESISRHIVGDTTYGYVGNFNGRMLLHAYLLYLTHPITEKKLLFRASVFDDMLEFLEKNFNKAQLDEFLQKPENIPYLF is encoded by the coding sequence ATGACAAATATCATAATTGCCGATGAAGATGGCATCAGACTTGATACTTTTATAGCCAAAAGGCTACAACTGCCAAAAAATCAAATTCTTCATCTTATTAAAAATTCCTTAGTATCCCTCAATAATAAAACCTGCTCCAAAGGTGGAATTATTTTAAAAAAAGGGGATCAAATCCTCCTATCTCTGCCACAAAACAAAAAAAGAGGTCCCACAAAAAATAAAATAACAGATCTTAAAATTGAAATTATTTATGAGGATGATAATATTTTGATTCTCAATAAACCAAGCAACTTGGTCATTCATAAAGCACCAAGCGTAAAAAATCCAACCCTCGTGGATTGGCTCAAAGAAAAAAATTTTTCTCTTTCAACTTTAGCAGGGGAAGAAAGATATGGTATCGTGCATCGCTTGGATAAAAATACAACAGGAGCTATCATTATTGCTAAAGATAATCATTCCCATACGCTTCTTTCTGAACAACTCCAATCCAAGACATTAGGTAGATATTATCTTGCTGTTATTACAAACCCTATTAAAGAAAAATTAACGATTGAATGCAATATTGGAAGGAATCCCAAAAATCGCCTAAAAAGAACAAAAGTAGATCCTCTAAGCTCTATCCCATCTAAATATTCTAAGAGTATTTTTATACCCCTATTGACAAATGAAGAAAAAAAACTCCAAGTAGTAGCCATCAAACTCTTTACTGGTAGGACTCACCAAATTAGAGTGCATCTTGAAAGCATTTCAAGACATATTGTTGGAGATACAACCTATGGCTATGTGGGTAATTTTAATGGCAGAATGTTATTACACGCCTATTTACTCTATCTAACGCATCCAATTACAGAAAAAAAGCTACTTTTTAGAGCCTCTGTTTTTGATGATATGCTAGAATTCTTGGAAAAAAACTTCAATAAGGCACAACTTGATGAATTTTTGCAAAAACCTGAAAATATACCTTATCTTTTTTAG
- a CDS encoding FtsW/RodA/SpoVE family cell cycle protein, which yields MIDRRILSHFDFLLVFLIIPIIGLSFFLVNGFDTDKGIRELIYITVGIVLFFIFFLIPFRKLSRSITISYWLFIVMLIFIDFYGAVRLGAQRWIVLPGTGMSFQPSEPMKIALVLMLANLIVHNPPQKGGYGLKDLGVFSFYILLPVFLVAKQPDLGSAIIMFIMGYGILFVVGIQKKIVLWFLGLFILLAPILYSSNLITRWEYQAKRVQEFIATTPSHQVQQSLIAIGSAGWTGKSKENITQTKFGFLPIPITDIIFSYYVERFGFIGALVLFVIYIILILHILSFCLLDPRDYYLQVVASGIAILLFTYMSVNIAMTVNFAPVVGVPLPILSYGGSSFTTFMILFGILENLLAFKFDFEYNSSPLKHLRKKKGPLAQLVRALGS from the coding sequence ATGATTGATAGGCGTATTTTATCACATTTTGATTTTCTTTTGGTTTTTTTGATTATTCCTATTATAGGGCTTTCATTTTTTCTTGTAAATGGTTTTGATACAGATAAGGGGATAAGAGAGCTTATTTATATAACTGTAGGCATTGTATTATTTTTTATTTTTTTTCTTATCCCCTTTAGAAAGTTAAGCCGGTCTATCACAATATCCTATTGGCTTTTTATAGTAATGTTGATCTTTATTGATTTTTATGGTGCTGTAAGGCTTGGAGCACAAAGATGGATTGTTTTGCCAGGCACAGGTATGTCTTTTCAACCTAGTGAGCCAATGAAGATTGCTTTGGTATTGATGCTTGCAAATTTAATTGTGCATAATCCTCCTCAAAAAGGGGGATATGGTCTCAAAGATTTAGGAGTCTTTAGCTTTTATATTTTACTTCCTGTGTTTTTGGTAGCCAAGCAACCTGATTTAGGTAGTGCCATTATTATGTTTATTATGGGATATGGAATCTTATTTGTGGTTGGGATTCAAAAAAAGATTGTGCTTTGGTTTTTGGGGCTATTTATTTTGTTGGCTCCTATCTTATACTCTTCAAACCTTATCACAAGATGGGAATATCAGGCAAAAAGAGTTCAGGAGTTTATAGCAACTACTCCATCACATCAAGTACAACAATCTCTTATAGCAATTGGTTCTGCGGGTTGGACTGGAAAAAGCAAAGAAAATATAACACAGACAAAATTTGGTTTTTTACCTATTCCAATTACAGACATTATTTTTTCATATTATGTTGAGAGATTTGGTTTTATTGGAGCTTTAGTTTTATTTGTAATTTATATTATTTTGATTTTACATATCCTTTCATTTTGCCTTTTAGATCCTAGGGATTATTATTTGCAGGTTGTGGCAAGTGGTATTGCGATTTTGCTTTTTACTTATATGAGCGTTAATATTGCAATGACTGTTAATTTTGCCCCAGTTGTTGGGGTTCCTCTACCGATTCTTAGCTATGGTGGTAGTAGTTTCACTACTTTTATGATTTTATTTGGAATCCTAGAAAACCTACTTGCTTTTAAATTTGATTTTGAGTATAATTCAAGCCCTCTAAAACACTTAAGAAAAAAGAAAGGACCCTTAGCTCAGCTGGTCAGAGCACTCGGCTCATAA
- a CDS encoding restriction endonuclease subunit S: MQTLKDIAQIQVGLTLSRAKATLSDLEKYPYKCVSINAFPTNGNTMLWGYENQYFSSEKISSDYLTQEGDVLVRLRSPVRSIYISKAEEGLLTSSLIAIMRPNPKVVLGEFLAFYLNSSLPQAFFQSKVKGTTIPMIKLSDLKDLQIPLPSIEKQKTIIQWMKEGDREISFLTELTKQKILLKQQIFKTLLAKE; the protein is encoded by the coding sequence TTGCAAACACTTAAAGATATAGCACAGATACAAGTAGGGCTTACTCTTTCAAGAGCAAAGGCAACTTTGTCTGACTTGGAAAAATACCCCTATAAATGTGTTTCAATTAACGCTTTTCCAACAAATGGAAACACAATGCTTTGGGGATATGAAAATCAATACTTCTCTTCAGAAAAAATTTCTAGTGACTATTTGACACAAGAGGGAGATGTGCTTGTGAGATTAAGAAGTCCAGTCCGATCCATTTATATTTCTAAAGCTGAAGAGGGCTTGCTTACTTCATCTTTGATTGCAATTATGCGCCCAAATCCAAAAGTTGTCCTAGGGGAGTTTTTAGCTTTTTATCTCAATTCATCTTTGCCTCAAGCTTTTTTTCAATCCAAAGTTAAAGGTACTACAATTCCAATGATTAAACTCTCTGACTTAAAAGATTTACAAATTCCCCTTCCTTCTATAGAAAAACAAAAAACTATTATTCAGTGGATGAAAGAGGGAGATAGGGAAATCTCTTTTTTAACCGAACTTACTAAGCAAAAAATATTACTCAAACAACAAATCTTTAAAACATTACTAGCAAAGGAGTAA
- a CDS encoding type I restriction-modification system subunit M, producing MSVSKEIINAVVWKACDGFRGSIDSSKYKDYILSMLFVKYLSDFYKEKLQVLQNKYKGDEERIKRSLQREKFVLDQTCTFDFLLQNKEANNLGELINKALSRIEEDNSSKLDGIFRNVDFNDKNLLGEIKERNAVLRNLLEVFDDERLDLSPSKISQRDVIGDAYEYLISEFASDAGKKGGEFFTPSEVSTLLAKLVGAKEGERIYDPTCGSGSLLIKASKEVGNENFAIYGQEKNSQTHSLCRMNMFLHEINDAKIEWGDTIRNPLQIQNDALMKFDVIVANPPFSLEQWGIDEARDDRWKRFINYPLPPEKCGDYAFILHMIFSLAPFGRMGVVLPHGVLFRGSSEGKIRKQLIDENLLDTVIGLPANLFYGTSISACILIFKRNRERQDILFIDASREFQKNKRQNKLTEENITKIFTTYHQRQEIEKYSHIATLEEIKENDYNLNIPRYVDTYEEEEEVDIPSTLAKIANLNEEIAKTQKKMDAYLKELGLV from the coding sequence ATGTCAGTATCAAAAGAAATAATTAATGCAGTTGTATGGAAAGCCTGCGATGGATTCCGTGGGAGTATAGATAGCTCAAAATACAAAGACTATATATTAAGTATGCTTTTTGTCAAATATCTTTCTGATTTTTATAAAGAAAAATTACAAGTTTTGCAAAATAAATACAAAGGAGATGAGGAGAGAATCAAGCGAAGCTTGCAAAGAGAAAAGTTTGTCTTAGATCAAACCTGCACTTTTGATTTTTTACTTCAAAACAAAGAAGCTAATAATCTTGGCGAGCTTATCAATAAAGCACTATCAAGAATAGAAGAAGATAACTCTAGCAAACTTGATGGGATTTTCCGTAATGTGGATTTTAATGATAAGAATCTCTTAGGAGAGATCAAAGAAAGAAATGCAGTTTTGAGAAATCTGCTTGAAGTTTTTGATGATGAAAGATTGGATCTTTCTCCTAGTAAAATTTCTCAAAGAGATGTAATTGGTGATGCTTATGAATACCTAATCTCAGAATTTGCAAGTGATGCAGGGAAAAAAGGAGGAGAGTTTTTCACCCCTAGCGAGGTTTCTACTCTTTTAGCTAAGCTTGTAGGTGCAAAAGAAGGGGAACGAATCTATGATCCAACTTGCGGATCTGGTTCTTTGCTAATCAAAGCAAGCAAAGAAGTAGGAAATGAAAATTTTGCTATCTATGGACAAGAAAAAAACTCTCAAACCCACTCTCTTTGCCGGATGAATATGTTTTTACACGAAATTAATGATGCCAAAATTGAGTGGGGAGATACGATTAGAAATCCCTTGCAAATTCAAAATGATGCTTTGATGAAGTTTGATGTAATTGTAGCAAATCCACCTTTTTCACTCGAACAATGGGGGATTGATGAAGCTAGAGATGATAGATGGAAAAGATTTATAAACTACCCACTACCTCCTGAAAAGTGTGGAGATTATGCCTTTATCTTGCATATGATTTTCTCTCTTGCTCCTTTTGGTAGAATGGGAGTTGTGCTTCCTCATGGTGTTTTGTTCCGTGGAAGCAGTGAGGGCAAAATCCGCAAACAACTTATTGATGAAAATCTCCTTGATACAGTGATTGGACTTCCTGCTAATCTCTTTTATGGCACCTCAATTTCTGCGTGTATTTTGATTTTTAAGCGCAATAGAGAAAGGCAAGATATTCTTTTTATTGATGCAAGCAGAGAGTTTCAAAAAAACAAACGCCAAAATAAGCTCACAGAGGAAAATATCACCAAGATTTTCACAACCTACCATCAGCGCCAAGAGATTGAAAAATATTCTCATATTGCTACCCTTGAAGAGATTAAAGAAAATGATTATAACCTCAACATTCCTCGCTATGTGGATACTTATGAGGAAGAGGAAGAGGTAGATATCCCCTCTACACTTGCAAAAATTGCAAATCTTAATGAGGAAATTGCCAAAACGCAGAAAAAAATGGATGCTTACCTCAAAGAATTAGGACTAGTATGA
- a CDS encoding Abi family protein: MSFQKSSKTYQELVQILKDRNLVVSDESRAVDFLSRVHYYRLSAYYPPFQSKKDSFDPNITFEDIVRLYEFDAELRKFVFAYIEKVEIALRAKIVQVHTQRYGTLGYAENIKSLDMTNMKNMSIYCEVAHNIQKEKTRTKEVFVQHFKDNCKMNDLPLWACVELLSFGNLSKLFSILLPQDKKAILQDFGLNLHPKPFQNWLMCLTTICNICAHHARLWNRVIGTEFVIPNKTSFLHKEVNRRKIFFALSVLAQILKDSSIKVEFKALLDKYPTIPTKSMGIPQSWEDLSPWSNL, translated from the coding sequence ATGAGCTTCCAAAAATCTTCTAAAACTTATCAAGAGTTAGTTCAAATCCTTAAAGATAGAAATCTGGTTGTTTCTGATGAGAGTAGAGCAGTTGATTTTCTAAGTAGGGTTCATTACTATCGATTGAGTGCTTATTATCCTCCCTTTCAAAGCAAAAAGGATTCTTTTGATCCAAATATTACTTTTGAGGATATTGTCAGGCTTTATGAGTTTGATGCAGAGCTAAGAAAATTTGTTTTTGCTTATATTGAGAAAGTTGAGATTGCTTTAAGGGCGAAAATAGTCCAAGTTCATACGCAACGATATGGAACACTTGGATATGCTGAAAATATAAAATCTCTTGATATGACAAATATGAAAAATATGTCTATCTATTGCGAAGTTGCACACAATATCCAGAAAGAAAAGACAAGAACAAAAGAGGTATTTGTGCAACACTTCAAAGATAATTGTAAAATGAATGATCTACCTCTATGGGCTTGTGTAGAACTTTTGTCCTTTGGAAATCTATCAAAACTTTTTTCGATTTTGCTTCCCCAAGATAAAAAGGCGATTTTGCAAGATTTTGGATTGAATCTTCATCCAAAACCTTTCCAGAATTGGCTAATGTGTTTGACTACGATTTGTAATATTTGTGCTCATCACGCAAGACTATGGAATCGAGTGATTGGCACCGAGTTTGTTATCCCAAATAAAACAAGTTTTTTACACAAGGAGGTTAATAGAAGAAAGATTTTCTTCGCTCTTAGTGTTTTAGCTCAAATCCTCAAAGATTCTTCTATTAAAGTAGAATTTAAAGCCCTATTAGACAAATATCCCACAATCCCTACAAAATCTATGGGAATCCCACAATCTTGGGAAGATCTAAGCCCTTGGAGTAACCTATGA